The region GCTGGCGTGGCCGGATTTGCTCTGGTTGGGGCTGCTCCCCGGTATGAGTGAAGAGTTGCTATTTCGCGGTGTGATGATTCCGGCCTTTGGATCGGGAATTTGGGCGATCGCGGTCTCCAGCTTGGTCTTTGGTATCCTTCATGTCAGCGGCTGGCCGTACCTTGCTTGGGCAACTGCCATCGGCATCGTTCTCGGCGTGCTTGCCGTGGCGACGGGTAACTTGCTGGTACCCATCGTGGCTCACATCGCAGCCAATATTGCTTCGGGCTGCATCTGGAAGCTCGGTCACCGCATGGAGACTTAACGGCAGCCATGGAGCCCGCTGTTTCTTATCGTGTTTTGGTCGATGCTTGGAGTAGGCGACCGCGCGGGCAGGTTAAAGATACCTACCGTTCCAATCGTGTCGCTCTACGTGCTATGGAACAGTCGAATTTTGCCCGCCGACCCGACGTTGCGCTTGCCCTCGGCATAGCCATTAGCATCCTCGTCGCACACGCAAGCGCGCTGTGGTGGGGAGGCGCTGGCGATTTACTCGGCACCAGCCTGCTATTGTGGCTGGCAATCGCCTCGCTGTTATGGGATAAGCGCGAAACCTTTGCTGTCGAGAGCGGGATCGTCTCCAGCGCGATCGGTCTTGGGCTTGTCGGCTTGGTAACCGTCCGCAACTTTTCTCCAGAAGGCTTCCACCTGCGGATTTCTCCGTTGTTGGCATTCTTGGGCTTGGGCTTGCTCACGGTGGGCGCGCGCCACTTACATCGGTATTGGAAGGAGCTGTTGATTTTGGGGATGCTCGCGCTCGGGCCGCTGTACGAGCTGACCCTCAACATTATTAACCTCCCGAACTTGACGGCTACCTTCTCCTCGTTTGCTCTGTGGTACGCGGGCTTCGACGTCGCCCGCGAAGGATTGAATATTTACCTGCCAGGCGGAATGGTAGAAGTTTACGGCGCATGTTCCGGTGTCGGCAGCATCATGCAGATGACGAATTTAGCGGTGTTGTTTCTACTGCTTTTTCCAACCAACTGGGCGCAAAAAATTGCGTGCGTGGTTGTCGGGATCGCACTCGGGTTTGCAGTTAACGCGGGCCGCATCGGCTGGCTAGCCGTATTGGCTGCAAAGGGCGATCGCGCCGCGTTCGACTACTGGCACGGCGGCAATGGCTCGCTCGTTTTTTTTGCCTTCAACGTATTGCTGTTCTGGGGATTTGTGTGGCTGACTGTGCTGCGCGAACCGCAAGAAGTGCCCCAGTTACAGGTCGATGAAGACCTCCCGAGAGGGGAGCTTGACGAAAGGGACATTTGAAATGGCAGACTCGCCGGCACCTCCGTTCCGGTTCCTTGGGCGATCGCGTCTGGTGCTGTTGGCGATCGCCTATGGCTCGACAGCAGCGATGGCTTTGCACGCCCTGCTAGTGCCGCCCGCCGCCGAAACTCTCCCGGCGATCGAGCTGCCGATAGCGGTGCCGCTGTCGGGTTGGCACTCCATTGGTACGGAGGTGTGGGACCCGACCACCGACCAAGCCCGCATCTACCGCTACCGTGCGGGGGGGCGCGAGCTAACAGCATCGGTGCGCTATCTCCCCTACAGCGACGGCAGCGTCAGTCGTGCCTTGCAACTGTATGCAGGCGTCACACCTGCGTCGCTGCAAATTGCGAAGGTTTGGGTCGATCCTCTTGGGACTTACGGTTATTTCGTTGTTGAGGGTAAATCATCGATTGTCGGCTGCGTCAACCCTTACGGCGTTACAACCTTAACCGAACAGCAGTTTGCTCAGAACGTGTCCGCCCGCGGTTGGCAGCTGCAGCGCTTCGTAACTTGGCTGCTCGGCCAGCAGGATTTGATCGATCGCAGTTGTTTGTTTTCAAGACTTGACCTGCCGGTACGAACAAGCGATCGGCGCGAGGATCGTCCCGACCTCGAAGCAGCTTGGCTGGACTGGGTGCGTTGGTGGCAGGCAAACTTCCCCCGCACCGAGTTAAGAACGCAGCCGCAGCCGCATACGCATTCATCTAGTTCTTCCAGTGCGAGTTCTGGTACTTTGCCTACTCAATCCGTCAACTCAGAGGGAGAGTCGAGCCCGTGACCGTTCCTATTAAA is a window of Rubidibacter lacunae KORDI 51-2 DNA encoding:
- a CDS encoding cyanoexosortase A system-associated protein, whose amino-acid sequence is MADSPAPPFRFLGRSRLVLLAIAYGSTAAMALHALLVPPAAETLPAIELPIAVPLSGWHSIGTEVWDPTTDQARIYRYRAGGRELTASVRYLPYSDGSVSRALQLYAGVTPASLQIAKVWVDPLGTYGYFVVEGKSSIVGCVNPYGVTTLTEQQFAQNVSARGWQLQRFVTWLLGQQDLIDRSCLFSRLDLPVRTSDRREDRPDLEAAWLDWVRWWQANFPRTELRTQPQPHTHSSSSSSASSGTLPTQSVNSEGESSP
- a CDS encoding CPBP family intramembrane glutamic endopeptidase; protein product: MTGPNVPNDLPKPTRAQILIFMGITAIVLLAVAKFWQALGRVPLLPVIINPQGIGLGLGAAAAITLASGMAYRIWPAYQRSASEYLELYVQPLAWPDLLWLGLLPGMSEELLFRGVMIPAFGSGIWAIAVSSLVFGILHVSGWPYLAWATAIGIVLGVLAVATGNLLVPIVAHIAANIASGCIWKLGHRMET
- the crtA gene encoding cyanoexosortase A, coding for MEQSNFARRPDVALALGIAISILVAHASALWWGGAGDLLGTSLLLWLAIASLLWDKRETFAVESGIVSSAIGLGLVGLVTVRNFSPEGFHLRISPLLAFLGLGLLTVGARHLHRYWKELLILGMLALGPLYELTLNIINLPNLTATFSSFALWYAGFDVAREGLNIYLPGGMVEVYGACSGVGSIMQMTNLAVLFLLLFPTNWAQKIACVVVGIALGFAVNAGRIGWLAVLAAKGDRAAFDYWHGGNGSLVFFAFNVLLFWGFVWLTVLREPQEVPQLQVDEDLPRGELDERDI